In Streptomyces rapamycinicus NRRL 5491, the genomic stretch CTCCGCTTCGGGGACCGCGGCGGCCGGGATGAAGACCGCGACCTCGTAACCGCCGCCCTCCTCCACCGCGCCCGCCGTCATCTCCCCGTTCAGCATCGCCACGCGCTCCCGCATCCCGAGCAGCCCATGGCCCATGCCCGGCGAGGGCCGTACGGCCTGGGTGGGCGGGCCGTTGACGATCCGCAGGCCCAGACCGCCGAGGACGTACGCGACTTCGACGCGGGCGGTGCTGCCGGGCGCGTGCCGCAGCGCGTTGGACAGCGCCTCCTGGACGATCCGGTACGCCGACAGCTCCACCCCGGAGGGCAGCGGCCGTACGGCGCCGGTGGTGATGTGCTCGACGGTCAGCCCCGCCGCCCGGACCCCCGCGAAGAGCGTGTCGAGGGTGGCGAGGGTCGGCTGGGGCGCCTCGGGGTCGGCGTCGGCGTAGGCATCGGGGTCGTCGGCGCGGACGACGCCGAGGACGCGGCGGAGTTCGGTGAGCGCGGCGACCGCGTTCTCACGGATGGTCGCGAAGCTGGTGGCCAGCTCCTCGGGCGGGTTCGCCACCCGGTAGGGCGCCGCCTCCGCCTGGATGGCGATCACCGACATGTGGTGCGCGACGACGTCGTGCAGCTCACGGGCGATGGTCGCGCGCTCCTCCAGCAGGGTACGGCGGGAGCGCTCCTCGTGGGTGGCCGACTGCTGCACGGCGACCTGCTGCCTGGTCTCGCGCAGACTGCGCCGGGCGACGACGGCGCCCACGATGCCGCAGGAGGCGACCACCATGGGGAAGGCGTTCGTGTGCTGCCCATCGGCGCTGAAATCGCAGGCGACCCCGAACACCGCCGTGAGCAGCAGCATCTGCCCGGCCACCCGCGGGCGGTTCTGGCTCGCGACAATCACCATCACCGCGATGTGCGAGGCGAAGAGGGTCACCGGCCAGGGCCACATGCTGCTCCAGACCGGTTGGGGGACCCCCAGGCTCCAGAAGACGCTCGCCGCGAAGGACAGCCACCAGGCGCCGATCGGCCGGTAGAGCGCCACCAGCAGGGGTACGGCACTGAGCAGGGCCAGTCCCATGCCCTCGGTTTCACTCGCCACGGCCATGAGATAGAAGGTCCCGGCCACGAGCGCGGCATGCGGCAACCACGGCGCGTGCGGCCGCACCGCCCGGGGCATGTGGCGCACCAGCCGATGGGTGGCGGCCAGCGGCGCCACCGGGCGGAGGGCGAAGGCGTCGGTGATCAAGTCCTTCCGCAGATCGGAGAACGCCCGGCGGATGGTGCGGAGTTCGGTCCGCGGAATCGTCTCAGTCACGCCATACACGGTAGGGAGCGGGCGCCACGGCGTCGTCCCCGGGAATGCGGATTGTGCGGCATCCGCCTCAAGTACTACGTGGCCGCGTCTGTCCCGCCAGCCGGGCGATCTCGTCGGAGACGGTGTGCGCCGCGGGCGTCGTGGGGTCGATGGGCGGGAAGTGTCCGCCCTCGGTCCTGACCAGCCGTACGTCCTGTCCGGCGCGGGTCGCGGCCGCCGCGAAGGCGTCCGCGACCGCCGGTGGCACGTCGATGTCGGTGCCGCCCTGCATGATGGTGGTGGGGATCGCGGTGGGCAGCAGCGCGGCGGGGTCGGCGAGGGCGAGCCGGGCCGTCAGTTCATCGTCGTCGCCGCCTCGTTCGCCGAGGAGTTCGTCGACGGCGCCGGAGCAGACGTCCAGCGCACGGGCGGTGGCGAGGTCCGCGATGGGGGCCAGGGCGACGACGCCGCGGAGCGGGGAGGGGGAGGGCAGATGCCAGGGAGTGCCGGACGGCAGCCGGTGCCGGGCCGCCGCCCACAGCACGGCGTGCCCGCCCGCGGAATGCCCGGTGAGCACCACGCGGTCCGGGTCGGCCCCGGGGAACCCGAGCTCCCGCACGAGGCCCGGCACGGTGTCCACGGCGGCCGCGATGTCGTCGAACGTCTCCGGCCACCGCCCGGCCCGCGCGGGGTCCGTCCCACCGCGCCGGTACTCGACGGACGCCACCGCCAGGCCCCGCCCCGCCAGGAAGGCGGCGAACGGCGAGACATGGCGGCGGTCGTACGGGGCGCGCCAGGCGCCGCCGTGGAAGAGGAGGACCAGCGGGGCGGGGCGGGCGGCCCCGTCCGTGCCGGGTGGCGGAAGGTAGAAGTCCACCACCTGGTCCGGGTGTTCGCCGTACGCGGCGGTCCGGACCGGTTCCACGGGCGCGTGCCCGAAGATCGACGTCTCCTCGGCCGCCGCCCCCGCCGTCGCCCCGCCCACCGGTCAGCCCTCCTTCAGCACATCGGCCAGCACCCGCGCCGCCCGCGCCACCTCGGCGAAGCCCGTATAGAGCGGGGTGAAGCCGAAGCGCAGCACATCGGGGCGGCGGAAGTCGCCCACGACACCGCGCCGCACCAGCTCCGCCATCACCTCCCCGGCCTCCCCCGCCGCCGCGCACCGCAGCGCCACCTGGCTGCCGCGCTCGGCGTGCGCGGCGGGGGTGATCGACCGGACGCGGCCCGCCGGGACGTAAGTCTCGACGCAGCGGAGGAAGAAGTCCGTCAGGGCCAGGCTCTTGGCCCTGACGTCCTCGATCGACACGTCGTCCCACACCTCGATCGCGGCCTCCAGCGCCAGCATCGAGAGGATGTCCGGGGTGCCGACGCGGCCGCGGACCGCGCCGTCGGCCGGGGTGTAGACGGAGGCCATGCCGAAGGGGTCGGCATGCGAGTTCCAGCCGGGCAGCGGCGAGTCGAAGCGGGGCTGATGGGCCTGGGCGACATACAGATACGCGGGCGCGCCGGGCCCGCCGTTGAGGTACTTGTACGTGCAGCCCACCGCGAGGTCCACCCCATGGGCGTCCAGCCCGACCGGCAGGGCGCCCGCGCTGTGGCACAGGTCCCACACCACGAGCGCGCCCGCCGCGTGCACGGCGGCCGTGGTCCCGGGCAGGTCGTGGAGGCGGCCGGTCCGGTAGTCCACGTGGTTCACGAGCGCGACGGCGGTGCGCGCGCCGACGGCGGTCGGGACGTCGCCCGCGGCCACCGGCCACACGGTGCAGCCGGTCATCCGGGCGGCGGACTCGGCGATATAGCCGTCGGTGGGGAAGGTGGCCTCGTCCACCAGGATCTGATCCCGGTGGGCGCCGCGCTCCTGGGCGATCCGTACGGCCGCGACGACCGCCTTGAAGACGTTCACGCTCGTCGAGTCGCCCACCACCACCTGGCCGGGGGCGGCGCCGACGAGCCGGGCGACGCGGTCGCCGATCCGCTCCGGCGCGGTCCACCAGCCGCTCTCCTCCCAGGAGCGGATGCGCAGCTCACCCCATTCGCGGGCGACCACATCGGCCAGCCGGGGCGGGACGGCGCGGGGCAGCGCGCCCAGCGAGTTGCCGTCGAGGTAGATCGTGTCGTCGAGGGTGAAGGCGTCGCGCTTGGCGCGCAGCGGGTCGGCCGCGTCGAGCCTGACGGCCTCGTCGGCCACAGCGGTCGCGGGGAGGCCGTTCAT encodes the following:
- a CDS encoding sensor histidine kinase, with amino-acid sequence MYGVTETIPRTELRTIRRAFSDLRKDLITDAFALRPVAPLAATHRLVRHMPRAVRPHAPWLPHAALVAGTFYLMAVASETEGMGLALLSAVPLLVALYRPIGAWWLSFAASVFWSLGVPQPVWSSMWPWPVTLFASHIAVMVIVASQNRPRVAGQMLLLTAVFGVACDFSADGQHTNAFPMVVASCGIVGAVVARRSLRETRQQVAVQQSATHEERSRRTLLEERATIARELHDVVAHHMSVIAIQAEAAPYRVANPPEELATSFATIRENAVAALTELRRVLGVVRADDPDAYADADPEAPQPTLATLDTLFAGVRAAGLTVEHITTGAVRPLPSGVELSAYRIVQEALSNALRHAPGSTARVEVAYVLGGLGLRIVNGPPTQAVRPSPGMGHGLLGMRERVAMLNGEMTAGAVEEGGGYEVAVFIPAAAVPEAEASGPEASGQAPGQAPGLTKGPAPEGETMKP
- a CDS encoding alpha/beta hydrolase, coding for MGGATAGAAAEETSIFGHAPVEPVRTAAYGEHPDQVVDFYLPPPGTDGAARPAPLVLLFHGGAWRAPYDRRHVSPFAAFLAGRGLAVASVEYRRGGTDPARAGRWPETFDDIAAAVDTVPGLVRELGFPGADPDRVVLTGHSAGGHAVLWAAARHRLPSGTPWHLPSPSPLRGVVALAPIADLATARALDVCSGAVDELLGERGGDDDELTARLALADPAALLPTAIPTTIMQGGTDIDVPPAVADAFAAAATRAGQDVRLVRTEGGHFPPIDPTTPAAHTVSDEIARLAGQTRPRST
- the kynU gene encoding kynureninase, with amino-acid sequence MNGLPATAVADEAVRLDAADPLRAKRDAFTLDDTIYLDGNSLGALPRAVPPRLADVVAREWGELRIRSWEESGWWTAPERIGDRVARLVGAAPGQVVVGDSTSVNVFKAVVAAVRIAQERGAHRDQILVDEATFPTDGYIAESAARMTGCTVWPVAAGDVPTAVGARTAVALVNHVDYRTGRLHDLPGTTAAVHAAGALVVWDLCHSAGALPVGLDAHGVDLAVGCTYKYLNGGPGAPAYLYVAQAHQPRFDSPLPGWNSHADPFGMASVYTPADGAVRGRVGTPDILSMLALEAAIEVWDDVSIEDVRAKSLALTDFFLRCVETYVPAGRVRSITPAAHAERGSQVALRCAAAGEAGEVMAELVRRGVVGDFRRPDVLRFGFTPLYTGFAEVARAARVLADVLKEG